The following are from one region of the Indicator indicator isolate 239-I01 chromosome 14, UM_Iind_1.1, whole genome shotgun sequence genome:
- the IFT27 gene encoding intraflagellar transport protein 27 homolog — protein MVKLAAKCILAGDPAVGKSALAKMFYSNGAHFQKNYTLTTGVELLVKAVSVPETSDRVEFFIFDSAGKDLFSEMLEKLWEQPNVLCLVYDVTNEQSFNNCAKWLEKLRAQAVGVHIPGVLVGNKTDLVGRRVVEQKEAQEWAEKHGLEYCEMSVKEMKNFEAPFLILAKSFHQLYKEKLETFHSLARGL, from the exons ATGGTGAAGCTAGCTGCCAAGTGTATCCTGGCAG gAGATCCAGCTGTGGGGAAGAGTGCTTTAGCCAAGATGTTCTACAGTAATGGGGCTCATTTTCAGAAGAACTACACACTG ACAACGGGTGTGGAACTGTTGGTGAAGGCTGTATCAGTTCCAGAGACAAGTGATCGTGTG GAATTCTTCATTTTTGACTCTGCAGGAAAAGATCTATTTTCTGAAATGCTGGAGAAGCTG TGGGAGCAACCTAATGTCTTGTGCCTTGTGTATGATGTCACTAATGAGCAATCTTTCAACAACTGTGCCAAGTGGTTAGAGAAGCTGAGGGCTCAAGCAGTTGGAGTGCACATCCCAG gtgTCTTAGTGGGGAATAAAACAGACCTGGTTGGTCGTCGAGTTGTGGAGCAGAAAGAAGCACAGGAGTGGGCTGAGAAGCATGGTCTGGAATACTGTGAGATGTCAGTG AAGGAGATGAAAAATTTTGAGGCCCCTTTCCTCATCCTGGCAAAGTCATTCCACCAACTCTACAAAGAGAAACTGGAAACTTTTCACTCACTAGCTCGAGGGCTGTGA